TTCTCCTTCCTGCAATTCACCACGTTTGGCATGGTGGTGCGCGCAGGCATGGCCGACCGTGAGACTGTGGGCTTGTTGGGCATCAATATCGACCGCCGCTTTACCATCATGTTCGGTATTGCTGCTGCGGTCGCAGGGCTGGCTGGTGTTATGTATACCCCGATCAACTCCCCCAACTATCACATGGGCATGGATTTTCTGGTGCTGAGCTTTGTTGTGGTTGTTGTCGGCGGCATGGGCTCCCTACCCGGCGCGGTGCTGGCAGGATTTCTTCTCGGTGTGCTCGAAAGCTTCGCCTCGATGAATGAAATCAAATCCCTGATCCCCGGCATCGACCAGATCATCATCTATGTGGTCGCAATCATCATTCTGCTCACCCGCCCGCGGGGCCTGATGGGCCGCAAAGGTGTGATGGAGGACTAAGCACATGTTCGCACTCAACAAAAAAGACAAAACGCTGCTGCTGGTCGTTGCCATCCTGACCCTGTTTGCACCGTTCATCCTGAACCCCTTCCCGACGGGCAGCGCCCTGGCGCAGTTCAACGCGGGCTACCCCGACCTGATGCAACGGTTTGTGATCTTTGGGATCTTTGCCATTGGTTTCAACATTCTGTTTGGCCTTACGGGCTACCTGTCCTTTGGCCATGCCGCCTTCCTTGGTGTCGGGTCTTATTCGGCGGTGTGGATGTTCAAGCTGCTGAGCATGAACGTGGTGCCCGCCATTGTACTCTCTGTGATCGTCGCGGGCCTGTTTGCACTGGTGATCGGCTATGTCAGCCTGCGGCGCTCCGGCATCTACTTCTCGATCCTTACGCTGGCTTTTGCGCAGATGTCGTTCAACCTGGCCTATTCGGTGTTGACCCCAATCACCAATGGCGAGACCGGCCTGCAGCTGACGCTGGATGATCCCCGTGTTCTGGGCGTGTCGGCGACCGCAGATGGCTCCATCCCGGTGACCAGCCTCTTTGGCCTGGAAATGCGCTCGACCTTCGAGATGGTTGTGGGTCCATGGGCGTTCCAGTTCAACGCGGGCTACTATCTCTGCGCGCTGATCCTGCTGGCCGCCTTTTACCTGTCGATCCGCATCTTCCGCTCGCCTTTTGGTCTGATGCTGAAGGCCGTGAAGTCGAACCAGCAGCGGATGAACTACACTGGTCTGAATACCCGGCCCTACACACTGGCCGCGTTTGTGATCTCGGGCATGTATGCCGGTCTGGCTGGTGGTCTGATGGCCTCAATGGACCCGCTGGCAGGCGCTGAGCGGATGCAGTGGACCGCCTCTGGTGAAGTGGTCCTGATGACCATCCTCGGCGGTGCCGGCACGCTGATCGGGCCGGTTCTGGGCGCAGGTTTCATCAAATACTTCGAAAACATCTTTTCCAAGATCAATGACAACGTCCTGCACAGCTGGTTCAGCTTCATGCCCGACGGGATCGAAGATGCGATGGTCTTCATCGTCCACCCCTTCATCGGCAAGGGCTGGCATCTGACCCTCGGCATCCTGTTCATGCTGGTCGTGATCTTCCTGCCCGGTGGCCTGGTCGAAGGCGGACAGAAGCTGCGCGGCTGGATCCAGGGGCGCAAAGCCAAAAAAGACGGCCCTTCGGGCAAAACTGAACCTGCGGAATAAGGAGCAAGACCAATGGGTATCCTTGAAGTCAAAAACGTGGGCAAGCGGTTCGGTGGCCTTCAGGCACTGTCCGAGGTGAACCTCAGCGTGCGCGAAAACACTGTCCACGCCATCATCGGCCCCAATGGGGCGGGCAAGTCCACGCTGCTGAACTGTCTGGTAGGTAAGCTGATCCCGGACACCGGATCGGTGATGTTCGACGGCAAATCCGTCCTGGGCCGCGCGCCCTACGAGATCAACCAGATGGGCATCTCCCGTGTGTTCCAGACGCCTGAGATCTTTGGCGATCTGTCGGTGCTGGAAAACATGATGATCCCCTGCTTTGCCAAACGTGACGGCGCTTTTGAAATGAATGCGATCAGCGCCGTCTCTGGCCAGCGCGACATTCTGGAGAAGGCAGAGCACATGCTGGAGGAGATGAACATGGCCGACAAACGGCACATGAACGCCGCCTCCATGTCACGCGGGGATAAGCGGCGGCTCGAGATTGGCATGTGCCTGTCACAAGAACCCCGCCTTCTGCTGCTGGATGAACCGACAGCGGGCATGGCGCGGGCCGACACCAACAACACCATCGACCTGCTAAAACAGATCAAATCTGAGCGCGACATTACCATCGCGATCATCGAACACGACATGCACGTCGTGTTCTCACTGGCAGATCGGATCACTGTGCTGGCACAGGGCACTCCGCTGGTGGAAGACGACCCGCAGAACATCAAAGGCAACCCGAAGGTGCGCGAAGCCTACCTCGGCGAGTCGGCGTAAGGAGATCACAGATGAACGTCAAACCCGACTTTTCCAAACACGCCAACCACGCCACCACGGCACCGGCCTTTCTGTCGGTCTGGGATATGCATGCCTACTACGGCGAGAGTTACATCGTGCAGGGCATTTCCTTCAACGTGCATGAAGGCGAGATCCTCGCCCTGTTAGGCCGGAACGGCGCTGGCAAGACCTCGACGCTGCGCTCAATCGCGCGCACTGGCTCACCGATGGTAACCAAGGGTGAGATCTGGCTCGACCATCAGCCCCTGCACAAGATGTCCTCGCACGAAGCCTCCGCCGCGGGTCTGGGTCTGGTGCCGGAAGATCGCCGCATCATCCCTGGCCTGACGGTCGAAGAGAACTTGCAACTTGCACAGATTGCACCGCCCATCGGCTGGTCGCTTGAGCGGCTCTATGAATTATTTCCGCGTCTTGGCGAACGCCGCAAGCAGGAGGGTGTCACGCTTTCCGGAGGCGAACAGCAGATGCTGGCCATTGCGCGCGCGCTGGCGCGTGACATCAAGGTGCTGCTACTGGATGAGCCTTATGAAGGGCTGGCACCCGTCATCGTCGATGAGATCGAAAAAACCCTTGCCCACATCAAGCAGCAAGGCATCACTACCGTCATTGTCGAACAAAACGCAGTGCGCGCCCTTGAACTGGCGGACCGTGCCGTGATCCTTGATACCGGTGGCATTGTCTTTGATGGTTCCGCAGCGGAGGTTCTTGAGAACGAAGAACTGCGCGCCGAATACCTGGCCATCTGATCCCAACACTCCCCGTCGGGCCGGTTCATGTGCCGGCCTTGGCACCTTGGGGCTGATGCGGTGGCATCGGCCCCTTTTTTTGACTGCACATCATGGAACCGGTGCCGCCCGTTTTCAAAGAGTCGCGCTTGCTCCCGGTTGCTCATTTGCCCTCTGAATTCGCTTTGCTTTGCGCCGGAACACCGGTTATCTGCCCCCATGACCGATCTTGCCTTTGAATTTGCGCCAGTAGGGATTGCCCTGCTTGACCAACGGGTGATCCAGCGCTGCAACCAGCAGTTTGCCGAAACCTTTGGCGGCGACAGCAGCAGCTATGTCGGCCTGCCCATCGCCGAGCTTTACCCCAGCCGGGAAGATTTCCAACGCATCGGCGACCGGCTGCAACAGCCAGACGCACAATCCGGGCATTATAACGACGAACGGATCATGCGTCGGCGCAATGGCGACCTGTTTTGGTGTCGGGTGCGGGGGCGGTCTCTGACACCGGAGCACCATTTTCGCAGCGGTGTCTGGAGCTTTGCTGATATCTCGGACGACCGGCCGGTGGTCAGCCTCACCCCGCGTGAGCGTGATGTGGCAATCCTCACCTGTCGTGGACTGTCAGCAAAGGAAATCGGCGCTGAGCTGAACTTGTCCTATCGAACCATTGAAACCCACCGGGCGCATCTTCTGGTCAAATTCTCTGCCCGCAAACTGCCTGAACTGGTGGCGAAACTAACCGGAATGCCGCTCTGAACAGGGATCCGCACCGCAAGATTGCAAATCGCGTCAAGGGCGCCCATGTTAGCGTCCATATTGTCAGCGCTTTCCTTGTGGTAAAGCATACCCTATAAGCGCCTTCAAATCTTATGCCCGCAGTTTCTGTGGGCCTGTCGGAACCGGCTGAGGACAAAAATGACAAATAAGACCCACGAAGCAGACGTATCCTTCATCAAAGCGCTGGCGGAACTGCTGCGCGACAATGACCTGACCGAACTGCAGGTGAAACGGGACTACGGCGAAGACGACAGCCTGAATGTGCGCGTGTCGCGTCAGACCATCGCCGCACCTGCCCCGGTGCAGGCATACGCAGCCCCTGCGCCTGTTGCCGCTGCTCCTGCAGCACCGGCTGCTCCTGCCGCAGCACCTGCCGCCACCAATGACGATCCCGCAAGCCATCCCGGCGCTGTCCCGTCGCCGATGGTGGGCACCGTTTACACCCAGCCCGAACCCGGCGCGCCGACCTTTGTAAAGGTGGGTGATCAGGTGGCCGAAGGCGATACCCTGCTGATCGTCGAAGCCATGAAAACCATGAACCATATCCCGGCCCCAAAAGCCGGCACTATCAAGCGTATCCTCGTCGAAGACGGCGCAGCGGTCGAGTTCGGAACTCCGCTGGCCATCATCGAGTAAGGGTCCACCATG
The nucleotide sequence above comes from Phaeobacter inhibens DSM 16374. Encoded proteins:
- the accB gene encoding acetyl-CoA carboxylase biotin carboxyl carrier protein produces the protein MTNKTHEADVSFIKALAELLRDNDLTELQVKRDYGEDDSLNVRVSRQTIAAPAPVQAYAAPAPVAAAPAAPAAPAAAPAATNDDPASHPGAVPSPMVGTVYTQPEPGAPTFVKVGDQVAEGDTLLIVEAMKTMNHIPAPKAGTIKRILVEDGAAVEFGTPLAIIE
- a CDS encoding ABC transporter ATP-binding protein, encoding MGILEVKNVGKRFGGLQALSEVNLSVRENTVHAIIGPNGAGKSTLLNCLVGKLIPDTGSVMFDGKSVLGRAPYEINQMGISRVFQTPEIFGDLSVLENMMIPCFAKRDGAFEMNAISAVSGQRDILEKAEHMLEEMNMADKRHMNAASMSRGDKRRLEIGMCLSQEPRLLLLDEPTAGMARADTNNTIDLLKQIKSERDITIAIIEHDMHVVFSLADRITVLAQGTPLVEDDPQNIKGNPKVREAYLGESA
- a CDS encoding branched-chain amino acid ABC transporter permease, translating into MFALNKKDKTLLLVVAILTLFAPFILNPFPTGSALAQFNAGYPDLMQRFVIFGIFAIGFNILFGLTGYLSFGHAAFLGVGSYSAVWMFKLLSMNVVPAIVLSVIVAGLFALVIGYVSLRRSGIYFSILTLAFAQMSFNLAYSVLTPITNGETGLQLTLDDPRVLGVSATADGSIPVTSLFGLEMRSTFEMVVGPWAFQFNAGYYLCALILLAAFYLSIRIFRSPFGLMLKAVKSNQQRMNYTGLNTRPYTLAAFVISGMYAGLAGGLMASMDPLAGAERMQWTASGEVVLMTILGGAGTLIGPVLGAGFIKYFENIFSKINDNVLHSWFSFMPDGIEDAMVFIVHPFIGKGWHLTLGILFMLVVIFLPGGLVEGGQKLRGWIQGRKAKKDGPSGKTEPAE
- a CDS encoding ABC transporter ATP-binding protein gives rise to the protein MNVKPDFSKHANHATTAPAFLSVWDMHAYYGESYIVQGISFNVHEGEILALLGRNGAGKTSTLRSIARTGSPMVTKGEIWLDHQPLHKMSSHEASAAGLGLVPEDRRIIPGLTVEENLQLAQIAPPIGWSLERLYELFPRLGERRKQEGVTLSGGEQQMLAIARALARDIKVLLLDEPYEGLAPVIVDEIEKTLAHIKQQGITTVIVEQNAVRALELADRAVILDTGGIVFDGSAAEVLENEELRAEYLAI
- a CDS encoding PAS and helix-turn-helix domain-containing protein; protein product: MTDLAFEFAPVGIALLDQRVIQRCNQQFAETFGGDSSSYVGLPIAELYPSREDFQRIGDRLQQPDAQSGHYNDERIMRRRNGDLFWCRVRGRSLTPEHHFRSGVWSFADISDDRPVVSLTPRERDVAILTCRGLSAKEIGAELNLSYRTIETHRAHLLVKFSARKLPELVAKLTGMPL